A section of the Bacillota bacterium genome encodes:
- a CDS encoding CdaR family protein: protein PAPGYHLVSVTAEPGEVKLRGGADLLSGVESTTAQSFSIAGVKGIVSQDVEVVLPPGLSMAEPRTVRVTAVIEEDAGDRTIAGVPVKIGGLAGGLSASVAPSGVSITVRGPKSLLSGLAAKDIAASVNAKGYSPGSYSLAIDVTVPNGFTVVQKDPGTVGVTIK from the coding sequence ACCCGGCACCCGGTTACCATCTGGTCTCGGTGACGGCCGAGCCGGGTGAGGTCAAGCTGCGCGGCGGGGCCGACCTGCTGAGCGGGGTGGAAAGCACCACCGCCCAGTCCTTCAGCATTGCCGGGGTCAAGGGCATCGTCTCGCAAGACGTCGAGGTCGTCCTGCCGCCCGGCCTGTCCATGGCCGAGCCACGGACCGTCCGGGTCACCGCGGTCATCGAGGAGGATGCCGGGGACCGGACCATCGCCGGGGTTCCGGTCAAGATCGGCGGCCTGGCCGGCGGTCTTTCGGCGTCCGTCGCCCCGTCGGGCGTGAGCATCACCGTGCGCGGACCGAAGAGCCTCCTCTCCGGCCTGGCCGCGAAGGATATCGCCGCCTCGGTGAACGCCAAGGGGTATTCGCCCGGGTCATACAGCCTCGCCATCGACGTGACCGTTCCCAACGGC